Below is a genomic region from Pirellulales bacterium.
GGCAGGTGAAGAAGTTTGACGGGCTATAACAAACTAACCGTCTCAGTGTGGCAAACTTGCGCTCCTGCCGGACAAGCCGGCAGGGGGCGGCGTGATCGACTGCTGCGTGTGTTAGCCCGGCAAACTTGCGCTCCTGCCGGACAAGCCGGCAGGGGGCGGCGTGATCGACTGCTGCGCGTGTTAGCCCGGCAAACTGCGCTCCTGCCGGACAAGCCGGCAGGGGGCGGCGAGCTAGACCCGGAGCGAATTCAACATCGCCGCCATGGTTGTGCCCTGCTCCATGGAAGCATCGGGCCGGTACTGCCAGGCGGCGGCTTTCCGTTGGGGCGATTCGCTGATGGGGCAAGAATTGGAGATCCACAAATTGTGCCCTCCCTGGCGGGTCGGTAAAATGAAGGCTGCTCTGTCCGAAGGAGATCCTGTAAGGTGGAAAAAGGCGTCAGGCGAACGTCAAGTCGGATGTTCTTGAACCCTGAACCCTGAACCCTATGGTGGGCCGGCGCTCGCAAGCTCGCTTGCCCCACCCTACGATCCTTGCACCATGAACGCTCGACGATACTTACCCTTCTTCGCGGTCCTCTTCCTCGTGCCCGCCACGACCGGGGCCGCCGACGTCGCCAAGCTCCAACCGCCTGCGCTGCCCGTCGTCCGCCAGGTCGAGCTGCAACCGCTCAAGGCGCAGGTGCGGCGGGTGGTGCAAGCCCTCGGGCTGCTCGGCAGTCCGCTCGACGAGCGGCAGCAGGCGGCGATGACGGCGGCGATGGACGACGTCGAGCCGTCAACCTGCTTGCCCCATCTGCAAGCGGTGCTCGATCCGCTCTGCCTGGCCGCCGTCAACATCAACGCCGAAAGCCGGGTGAAAGTCGCTCCCGGCCCGGCCCCGCAAGAACTGATCGAGCACGGCTGGCGCGTGTTCCTGGTCAAGGTGCATAATGAGGCGGGCGTCACCGCTCGGCTGCGGGTCAGCAGTCCGAACGCCGCGCCGCAAGTGCTTCGTTCGTCCGGCAAGCCGAACGCGAAAGACACCATTGCGCCGGCCGAGTTGGCCAATCGCTGGATCGACGTGGCCATGTTCGACTCGCAGCCGCTCAACGCCGACCTTTCGGGCCTGGCCCTGGAATACCGCATCATCGAGCTTTACAGCCGCGACGCCGGCCAGCGCGAAGCGAAGCTGGCCTTCGACGTCGGGCAAGGGACGCAAGACCTCGGCTTCCGCAACGAAGTCAACCTGCTGTTCGGCTGCCGCTCCGCGGTCAAGGTCGTGCTGGAGGTGCTCGACGAAGACGGCCAGCCGACCACCGCTCAGTTCGTGTTTCGCGATCATCGCGGCCGGATCTATCCCTCACGGGCACGGCGGCTGGCGCCCGACTTCTTCTTTCACGACCAGGTGTATCGCGCCGACGGCGAGAGCGTACTGCTGCCGCCCGGCGACTATGAGGTGACTTACACCCGCGGGCCGGAATACCGCGTGCTGAAACGCGAGATCAGCGTGCCGTCCGCCGGCGAGCACCACGAGCGGTTTCAGCTCGCACGGTGGATCAAGATGGCCGATCTCGGCTGGTACTCCGGCGACCACCACGTTCACAGCGCCGGCTGCGCCCATTACGAGGCGCCCACCGAGGGCGTGACGCCGGCCGATATGATCCGCCACATCGTCGGCGAAGACCTGAACGTCGGCTGCGTGCTCTCCTGGGGACCGTGCTGGTATCACCAAAAGCAGTTCTTCGAGGGCGGCGTGAGTCAGCTTTCCACCCCGCACAACCTGATGCGCTACGACGTGGAAGTCTCCGGCTTTCCCAGCTCGCACGCCGGGCACCTCTGCCTGCTGCGGCTGACGGAAGACGATTACCCCGGCACGACGAAGATCGAAGAGTGGCCGAGCTGGGACTTGCCGGTGCTGCGTTGGGGCAAAGAGCAGGGCGGCGTGGTCGGCTTCTCGCACAGCGGCTGGGGCCTGCAGGTCGCCTCGCGGACGCTGCCCACCTACGAGATGCCGAAGTTCGACGGCATCGGGGCCAACGAATTTATCGTCGATGTGACGCACGGCGTGTGCGACTTCATCTCGGCCGTCGATACGCCGATCGTCTGGGAATTGAACATCTGGTATCACACGCTGAACTGCGGCTACCGTGCCCGGATCAGCGGCGAGACCGACTTTCCCTGCATCTACGGCGAGCGCGTCGGGCTGGGCCGCTCCTACGTGAAGCTCGGCGGCCAAGCGAGACAATCGCTCGATTACGACGCCTGGGTCAACGGCATCCGCGACGGCCGCAGTTACGTCGGCGACGGGCTCAGCCACCTGATCGACTTCCGCGTGAGCGACGGCGACCGCACGCTGGGCGTCGGCGAGCTGGGCGACGGTGACTCGTACGATAGGGGCCAAGCCAGCGTGCTGGCGGTCAACCAGGGCGACAAGCTGAAGGTATCCGCCCGCGTGGCCGCGTTTCTCGACGAAACGCCCAACGAAACCATCCGCAAGACGCCGCTCGATCAAAAGCCCTATTGGCATTTGGAGCGGGCGCGCACCGGCGAGACTCGCCGCGTGCCGGTGGAGTTGATCGTCAACGGCGAACCGGTCGCAAAGCGCGAGATCGAGGCCGACGGCGACATCCGCGAAATCGAGTTCGACTATCAGCCCTCGGCCTCGTGTTGGATTGCCTTGCGCATCTTTGCCAGCTCGCACACCAATCCGGTGTTCGTCGAGTTGGACGGCGCTCCGGTGCGGGCGAGCAAGCGGAGCGCCCAATGGTGCTTGGACGCGGTCGACGTCTGCTGGCAGAAGAAGTCGCCCGCCATCCGCGAGGGCGCCGAGCGCGACGCGGCCAAGCAAGCCTACGAAGCCGCCCGCGAGGCCTATCGCCGAATCCTGGCTGAGTGTCGCTAGGGCCAACTTATACTTCACGCGGCCGAGAATGAGACATTGGCGATGCCCCGGTGCGTCCAACCGGGGCATCACTTGGCCGCCACGCTGTTGAAGGGCGCCAGACGGTATCGGGCCAAGCTCTGCCCCAGCCACCGCTTTTGCTCGCGGAAAAAATGTCTCGTTCTCGGCCGCGTGAACTATAGACGCTCGACGCGAGCCAGCTCCGTTTCAGCCGGAATCAATCGCGGGGTGTTGATCCGCGTGCCATAAATGGGGCCGAAGGCGCCGCGCAACTGGGCAAAGTCGTATTGCAAGAACTCGTAGGTGGCCGGCGGCGGACCGAGCGCCAACCACTGGCGAGAGAGGCGCCGCATCTGGGCGTGATAGTGCTCCTCGCTGTGGCCGTGGGCATAGCAGCGGCCCGGCAGGCGGCGCACGTCGCCGTTGAACTGCGGCGAAATGTGCCACAGTTCGTGTACCACGGTCGCCAGTTTTTCCTCGAACGCCTGGTTCAAGAACCGCGGCAGGTAGAAGCTCAACAAGTAGAGCATCTCCTGCCCTTGCGCACCGTAGAGTCGCTGGATGGTCCAGTGCCGTCCGCCGCGGGTCGTCCGCAGGCGGCCTTCCTCGAAACGCAACGGCGTCAAGCTGGCCTGCAAACCATAGCCGCCGGGCCTTCGCACCTGGCAATAGCGTAGGGCCACGCGGCCCATGTCGATGTGCCGCATCTCCTCCAGCCGCTGGCAGAGATCGGCGCAGAGCCGAGAGACATGATAGGTGAAATCGAAGCCGCGCGACTGTGCCGGAGCGTTGGAAGTCGGTGCTTGCGCCATACACGTGCCCTTGTGCCAAGTCTTCTTCGACTCACGAACCAAAGGTTATGCGCTCGGCCGCGTCATTGGCCTTCGGCGGCCGATTCGAACTTCGGCGCCTGGGCCCGCTGCGTGGCCCGATCGCGCACGCCCACGAACTCGATCATGGCCCGCGCGCCGGCGTCGCCCAAGCGCGGCGTGGCCAGCTTCAAAATGCGCGTGTAACCGCCGTTGCGGTCGAGGAACCGCGGCGCCACCTGCTCGAACAAGACGCGCACGGCCTGCTTGTCGCCCAACATGGTCAGCACGCGGCGCCGCGCGGTGACGGCCGGCGCTCGCGCGGCGGCCCACTTCTGCCACTGCGGACCCTGCCGCCAGCGCTTCCACTCTTCGCTGTCGCGCTGGGCGTCGCTGCCGAACTGCAAGGCCTCTTCTTCGGCCCGCAAACCGCGTACGGCGATGGTGATGCACTTCTCGACGACGGGCCGCAGCTCCTTGGCTTTGGGAAGCGTGGTGATGATCCGGCCCTTGACCTTGGGAGCGTTCTCGTCGTGCTCGGCGTCGCGCTCGGTGAGAAACAGAGCGCTGGCCAGGTTGCGCAGCAGTGCCCGTTGATGGCTGGGCGACCGCCCCAAAACACGGCCTTTTCGTCGATGTCGCATGGCTTGGTTACCTCGTGTTGAGTTCTATGTTTAACGCCCAACGCCTATCGCCTTGAACGCGGTGGGCCGGCGCTCGCAAGCTCGCTGGTCCCACCCTACCCTCCTCACACCGACGATGCCGCCGGCACGCGCATGCCGAGCCGTAGTCCCAACTCGCCCAGCTTTTCGCGCACCTCGGACAGCGCCTGATCGCCAAAATTGCGGATGTCGAGAAGTTGGTCCGGCGTCCGGCTCACCAATTCCCGGAGGGTCTGAATGTTTTCCTGCTCCAGAGCATTCAGGCAGCGCACCGAAAAATTCAAGTCGGTCACGCGCTTGCTCAACCTCTCTTCGAGCATCGCCTCCGACAGCACCGGAGCGGCCGAACGGCCATCGCCAAACACCTGCGGGCCCAACTCGGAGTACTGAATGAACGGGTTCAGATGCTTGCGGAGAATCTTGGCGGCCTCCACCATCGCCATCTCCGGGCCGACGGAGCCGTTGGTCCAAATCTCCAAAGTCAGTTTGTCGTAGTTGGTCTTTTGCCCGACGCGCGTCTCTTCGATTTCGTAGCGCACGCGAACCACCGGGCTGAAAATCGCATCGACCGGAATAATGCCGATCTCGACGTTCGGGCTGTGTTCCGTGGCGGGCACGTAGCCGCGGCCGTTTTCCACCACCATCTCGATCTCGATCGGCACGTCTTCGGTCAGCGTGGCCAGCACATGGCTCTTGTTGATCACCTCCACCGTGTCGTCGGTCTTGACGTCGGCCCCCGTCACCAGGCCCTTGGCCTTCTTCTCGATGCGGATGACCTTGGTGCTCTCGCTGTGGTTCTTGACCACCAGCGCCTTGATGTTCAACACGATGTCGGTCACGTCCTCGACCACGCCGGGCAAAGTCGTGAACTCGTGCTGCGCCCCGTGAATCTTGACCTGCGTCACCGAGCTGCCTTCCAAGCTCGACAGCAAAATCCGCCGCAAGCTGTTTCCGATCGTCGTGCCGAAGCCGCGCTCGAACGGCTCGGCGATGAACTTGCCGTAGGTGGAAGTCAACGTCGACCGATCGCACGTCACTAGACTGGGCAACTCAAGCCCACGCCAACGAATCCGCATGTGAACCCTCCCGCGAAAAAAGACCGTCGCCTCGGCTGCGATCCGAGCGAGTCTGAAACCTCTATCAGCCAGTGCTTACTTGGAGCACAACTCAATGATCAATTGCGTCTGGACCGGAATCGAGACGTCGAAATCTTCAGGCAAGCGCGACACGCGCCCCTCCGGAATCGGTCCCTCGCCCAGCGTCAAGAAGTCGGGCACCTGGCGCTGATTCTCGGCCAGGTTCGCCTGCACGGCCTGCAGACTCTTGGCCCGGTTCTTGGCCCGCACCACGTCGCCCGGCTTGAGCAAATAGCTGGGGATATTGACCCGCTGGCCGTTGACCGTGATATGCCCGTGGGCCACCAACTGCCGGGCCTGGGCGCGGCTTTGGCCGAAGCCCAGCCGATGCACGACATTGTCCAGCCGCCGCTCCAACAAGCTCATCAGCGTGGCCCCGGTGTTGCCCTTCGACCGCTGCGCCTCGGAAAAGTATCGGCGGAACTGGCGTTCGAGGACGCCATAGTAGTGCTTCACCTTCTGCTTTTCGCGAAGGTGGATGCCATAGTCGGTCAGCTTGCCGCGGCGTTGGTTGTGCATGCCGGGGTTGGAATCGCGCCGCTCGATGCCGCACTTCGGCGTATCGCAGCGCGTTCCCTTGAGGAACAGCTTCATTCCCTCGCGGCGGCAAAGTCTGCAAACAGGTCCAGTATGACGAGCCATGGTGTACGGTTCAGAGTTCAGGGTTCAGGGTTCAGTCGCCAGCCCGATATAAATGCGCCACTTGATCTCCACTCGACTAGCTACTAACCACTAGCTAGACGCGACGTTTACGCGGGGGCCGGCAGCCGTTGTGCGGCAGCGGCGTGACGTCTTCGATGCTCTTCACCGTGATGCCGGCCGACTGCAAGGCGGTGATTGCGCTTTCGCGTCCGCTGCCCGGCCCTTTCACGCGCACGTCGACTTCTTTGACGCCGAATTTGATTGCCTTTTCGGCGGCCTGCTGCGAGGCGCATTGGCCGGCGAAGGGCGTACTCTTGCGGCTCCCTTTGAAGCCGCACGTGCCCGCACTCGCCCAGCAGAGCGTGTCGCCCTTGGTGTCGCTGATGGTTACGGTCGTGTTGTTGAACGTCGCCTTGATGTGCGCCACGCCCAGCGTGACATTGCGGCGCACCTTTCGTCGTTTGGTCTTGGCCACCGGTTAAATCCAGTCCTCTTATTTCAGGTCTTTGACGCCCTTCTTGCCGGCCACCGTCTTCTTGGGTCCCTTGCGGGTGCGGGCATTGGTCCGCGTGCGTTGGCCGCGAACCGGCAGCCCGCGTCGATGACGGATGCCGCGATAACAGTTGATGTCTTTCAGCCGCGAGATGTTCTGAGCCAGTTGCCGCCGCAACTGTCCCTCGACGACGTAGTCTTTGTCCAGCAGCGCCGCCAGCCTAGCCAACTCATCTTCGGCCAGGTCGCGGGCGCGGGCCGCCGGATTGATGCCCGCCTTGTGGCAAAGCTCGCGTGCGACCTTCTTGCCGACCCCGTAAAGGTATTGCAGCGAGATGATCGCCGGCCGGTCGTTCGGAATATCGACACCCAATAGACGTGGCATAACTTGTTGTTTCCCTTGAACTTAAATCGTCTCGCCCCTGCCTGGCGCAACGGGGCTGACGTTTCAGCGGAGCGGCCCTTCCGATCAGCCCTGGCGTTGCTTATGGCGCGGATTGCTGCAGACGACGAACACCACGCCGCGTCGGCGGACGAGCTTGCAGTTTTCGCAGATGCGTTTCACGCTGGCGCGTACTTTCATAGCCTGACAACTTCCTGATCGATCGGCCTGATTGAAAGCGACTGAGTATAAACCTAAGATGCCAAAGGGTTCAAGGGCCTCTCGAAAAGATTTTTTCGCTTCGGCACGCCGTCAGTGCTTGGCTAGCTCTGTCAGCCACCGCCTGGCATCCATCAATCAACGACGGATCGAGCATTAGAGGGGTTTTTCATTAATTCATAGGCCGCTGGACGCTTCGCCCGCGTCGTCGGTGCCGTTCACATCGATCGGCGCCGAGTTCGCTTCAATACTGGGGATGCTGCCAGGCAAAATCTGGGCAATGCGGTCCAAAGCGTCACGCACGTCGGCATGAATTTCGTCGGCCGCCGAGAGCTGCGCCAACATGTAAAGGTCGCGTTTGGGTAAGGGGGAGTGCGTCTTGCCGAGCAACTCGGTGAGAAAATCACTGGCCTTAAGATCGCGGAGGGCCGGAATGTCTCGGAGAAAGTCGATGCCCGCGGGAAAATTGGAGGCGAATTCCGCGTCAACGATTTGCTCGTCGGCTTGTGCAAACAGAGCATCCTGCCGATCTTGCAGGTAGCGCCTGACCAGCGCGGGCACGAGGAGGTAGTTTTCGATCTCGTATCTGCCCCATCGGAACATGTCGAGCCCCTCAGGGGCCCGCAAATCGCCGGAACGCTCCACGGCGTCGCGATCGACGATGACCAGCCCCTTGATTCGCTCTTGGGCCAGGCGCAGACACTGGAAATGCTTCTTGGCGTCATCCAGGTTGCCTTTGCCGTGCAATGGGACGACGTAAGGAAACCGCAGAAAATCGGCCGCCCGATGGTCGAGCACATTGGCCCAGCTATGAAGCAGCTTGTGGTCCGATCCGTCTTCCACATACAACACCGCACCGACGTGGTCCGCCTGCAGCAGGTCGAGTGCCGTCAATCGCCGTAGGGCCTCTTGCACGCGTTGCTTTTCTTCAGGCCGCAACAACCGCCGTGGCGATTGTCCGATGAAGGAAATGATTTGTTCGGGCTCCTCGCCGCTGAGCAACACCTCAGCATGGGTCGCCACAATCAGCTTGCAACTCCGGCGGTGGGCCACCAGGCGAAGGTGATCGAAGATCTCGCGCTGCAGAATGAAGTGCAGGTGGGCATCGGGCTCGTCCAGCAGGAGCACCGCTGCGCGGCGCGCGTGAAAGAAAGCCAAAAGCAGCAGCACCTGGTGGAATCCGCTGCCGGCGTTGGCGATGTCAAGCTTGGGCGGGCGCGATGCCTTGTCTGCCGGGTTCGGTTTGGGTCGATACTCGCATACGACATAGGGCCGCGCCTCGGAGAACTCCGGCGGGAGCAACTCGCATTGAAAGAGCCGCTCGATGTCGCCCTGCAGGTCTTTCCAAGCTTGTTTACCGGCGGGGGCTTCCCAGATCTCAAGCAGCAGGTTACGGACGATCTCGCCGGGCTTTCCCTCACCTACGAGCTTGTTCTGAATGCCGGGAGCGTGACGCGGTTCCTGGGTTCCGATGCCCGAGAATGCCGGCACATGCACGACGTTCAGAGACTGCGCAAATTCCGGCAGCTTCTCGATGGGGGTCGGGTTGTCCGGCGCGGTGACCGGCCGCACGTAGACCATTTTTTCGTTCGCATACATGAACTCGATGGTCAGCGACTCTTCCACACGACGGCCTTGACCGACGGTAACCTCGATGTAGATCGGGGCGGACGTGGGCTGTTTCTTGCCGGGCACTTTTCTGGCGGTGTGTCGGTTCAGCCAGAGTAAGTTCATC
It encodes:
- a CDS encoding CehA/McbA family metallohydrolase, translated to MNARRYLPFFAVLFLVPATTGAADVAKLQPPALPVVRQVELQPLKAQVRRVVQALGLLGSPLDERQQAAMTAAMDDVEPSTCLPHLQAVLDPLCLAAVNINAESRVKVAPGPAPQELIEHGWRVFLVKVHNEAGVTARLRVSSPNAAPQVLRSSGKPNAKDTIAPAELANRWIDVAMFDSQPLNADLSGLALEYRIIELYSRDAGQREAKLAFDVGQGTQDLGFRNEVNLLFGCRSAVKVVLEVLDEDGQPTTAQFVFRDHRGRIYPSRARRLAPDFFFHDQVYRADGESVLLPPGDYEVTYTRGPEYRVLKREISVPSAGEHHERFQLARWIKMADLGWYSGDHHVHSAGCAHYEAPTEGVTPADMIRHIVGEDLNVGCVLSWGPCWYHQKQFFEGGVSQLSTPHNLMRYDVEVSGFPSSHAGHLCLLRLTEDDYPGTTKIEEWPSWDLPVLRWGKEQGGVVGFSHSGWGLQVASRTLPTYEMPKFDGIGANEFIVDVTHGVCDFISAVDTPIVWELNIWYHTLNCGYRARISGETDFPCIYGERVGLGRSYVKLGGQARQSLDYDAWVNGIRDGRSYVGDGLSHLIDFRVSDGDRTLGVGELGDGDSYDRGQASVLAVNQGDKLKVSARVAAFLDETPNETIRKTPLDQKPYWHLERARTGETRRVPVELIVNGEPVAKREIEADGDIREIEFDYQPSASCWIALRIFASSHTNPVFVELDGAPVRASKRSAQWCLDAVDVCWQKKSPAIREGAERDAAKQAYEAAREAYRRILAECR
- a CDS encoding L17 family ribosomal protein, translating into MRHRRKGRVLGRSPSHQRALLRNLASALFLTERDAEHDENAPKVKGRIITTLPKAKELRPVVEKCITIAVRGLRAEEEALQFGSDAQRDSEEWKRWRQGPQWQKWAAARAPAVTARRRVLTMLGDKQAVRVLFEQVAPRFLDRNGGYTRILKLATPRLGDAGARAMIEFVGVRDRATQRAQAPKFESAAEGQ
- a CDS encoding DNA-directed RNA polymerase subunit alpha, which codes for MRIRWRGLELPSLVTCDRSTLTSTYGKFIAEPFERGFGTTIGNSLRRILLSSLEGSSVTQVKIHGAQHEFTTLPGVVEDVTDIVLNIKALVVKNHSESTKVIRIEKKAKGLVTGADVKTDDTVEVINKSHVLATLTEDVPIEIEMVVENGRGYVPATEHSPNVEIGIIPVDAIFSPVVRVRYEIEETRVGQKTNYDKLTLEIWTNGSVGPEMAMVEAAKILRKHLNPFIQYSELGPQVFGDGRSAAPVLSEAMLEERLSKRVTDLNFSVRCLNALEQENIQTLRELVSRTPDQLLDIRNFGDQALSEVREKLGELGLRLGMRVPAASSV
- the rpsD gene encoding 30S ribosomal protein S4, which gives rise to MARHTGPVCRLCRREGMKLFLKGTRCDTPKCGIERRDSNPGMHNQRRGKLTDYGIHLREKQKVKHYYGVLERQFRRYFSEAQRSKGNTGATLMSLLERRLDNVVHRLGFGQSRAQARQLVAHGHITVNGQRVNIPSYLLKPGDVVRAKNRAKSLQAVQANLAENQRQVPDFLTLGEGPIPEGRVSRLPEDFDVSIPVQTQLIIELCSK
- the rpsM gene encoding 30S ribosomal protein S13; amino-acid sequence: MPRLLGVDIPNDRPAIISLQYLYGVGKKVARELCHKAGINPAARARDLAEDELARLAALLDKDYVVEGQLRRQLAQNISRLKDINCYRGIRHRRGLPVRGQRTRTNARTRKGPKKTVAGKKGVKDLK
- the rpmJ gene encoding 50S ribosomal protein L36 — encoded protein: MKVRASVKRICENCKLVRRRGVVFVVCSNPRHKQRQG
- a CDS encoding AAA family ATPase; protein product: MIARVRVVRFKRFADQVFDLTGNSILLAGPNNSGKTTLLHAIAAWHLALRRWLAERGESGGKRRISLVLDEFTALPLREMNLLWLNRHTARKVPGKKQPTSAPIYIEVTVGQGRRVEESLTIEFMYANEKMVYVRPVTAPDNPTPIEKLPEFAQSLNVVHVPAFSGIGTQEPRHAPGIQNKLVGEGKPGEIVRNLLLEIWEAPAGKQAWKDLQGDIERLFQCELLPPEFSEARPYVVCEYRPKPNPADKASRPPKLDIANAGSGFHQVLLLLAFFHARRAAVLLLDEPDAHLHFILQREIFDHLRLVAHRRSCKLIVATHAEVLLSGEEPEQIISFIGQSPRRLLRPEEKQRVQEALRRLTALDLLQADHVGAVLYVEDGSDHKLLHSWANVLDHRAADFLRFPYVVPLHGKGNLDDAKKHFQCLRLAQERIKGLVIVDRDAVERSGDLRAPEGLDMFRWGRYEIENYLLVPALVRRYLQDRQDALFAQADEQIVDAEFASNFPAGIDFLRDIPALRDLKASDFLTELLGKTHSPLPKRDLYMLAQLSAADEIHADVRDALDRIAQILPGSIPSIEANSAPIDVNGTDDAGEASSGL
- the rpsK gene encoding 30S ribosomal protein S11, with protein sequence MAKTKRRKVRRNVTLGVAHIKATFNNTTVTISDTKGDTLCWASAGTCGFKGSRKSTPFAGQCASQQAAEKAIKFGVKEVDVRVKGPGSGRESAITALQSAGITVKSIEDVTPLPHNGCRPPRKRRV